AGGAAATCATCCGCCGCTACGCCACCACGCGCCGGCCCCATCCCCTGGAAAGCGAATCGCGGGGCCTGGAGCAGGCCGTGGTCGAGGAGCGCACGCGCATGACGCCGCTTCGGGACGCGGCCGACATGGTGATCGACACCACCGATTTCTCCATCCACGACCTGCGCCGCAAGCTCCAGGAGAAATGGGCCTCCATCCGGGTGTCCACCGGCACCCTCAAGGTCCACGTCATGAGCTTCGGCTTCAAGTACGGACCGCCGTCCGAGGCGGACATGATCTTCGACCTGCGCTTTCTGCCCAACCCTTATTTCGAGAAGGCGTTGCGGGAAAAGACCGGCAAGGACGCGCCCGTGCGCGATTACGTCCTGGCCGCCGACCCGGGCCGGGAGTTTCTGACCAGGCTGACCGATTTCCTGCTCTATCTCCTGCCGCTTTACGCCAGGGAGGGGCGCTACCGCCTGACCATCGCCTTCGGCTGCACCGGGGGGCGGCACCGATCCGTCGCCGTGGCCGAGGCCGTCTTTGACACCTTGTCCAAGGCTGGTTACAATCTTTCCCTTGAGCATCGGCATATCGAACGCGGTTGATCCGGCGCGCGGCGGCATGGCCGCCCGCATTGCCGGCGAATCGTGAGGGTCGATGCGGCAGGCCGCGTTTGCGGCTTTCGTGGCGGCCGGACGGGGGAATGCTCCCGGTTTTGTTGGTGGGGCACTGCGGCAGCAGGACGCGTCGCGGCACAGGGCGGGAATTCCCGGCCAGCCGGCAGGCGCCAGGTTAGGGCCGATAACGGCCCCGGATGCGCGGACATGAATGGGGAAACCCGCTCGGAAACGCCGGTCGGCGTGGTGATCGTCACCCACACCGATTACGGCACATGGCTTTTGAAGGCGGCGGAATGCATCCTGGGCGCCCAGGATCACTGCCGTTGCGTGAGCGTGGACATGGCCACCGAAGTGGACCATATCCTGACGTCGCTCAAGGCCGCCATCAAGGAAACCGATCAGGGCGGCGGCGTGCTTATCCTGACGGACATGTTCGGCGGCACGCCGACCAACCTCAGCCTGTCGCTTTTGGGGTCGGGCCGGCTGGAGGTGCTTACGGGCGTCAATTTGCCCATGCTGATAAAAATTCTCGGCGCGCGGACCAAGCCCCTCGAGGCGCTTGCCGCCGAAGCCAAGCAGGCCGGCTGCCAGGGCATCGTCGTGGCGGGCGAGGTCTTGCGCAAGCGGGTGGCCGAGGGTTAGAAAACATGTCGTTCGTACGGGTTGACAACAGGCTCGTGCACGGCCAGATCATCGAAACCTGGCTGCCTTTCACGCATGCCCGCACGATCCTGGTGGTCAACGACGACCTCTCCACGGATTTTTTGCGCCAGGAGATCATGTCCCTGGCCATACCGGCGGGTGTGCGCATTGAATTTCTGCCGGTCGGCGACTTGTTGGGTTTTTTGTCCAGAAACCCCCTCGACGCCGAGGACGCCTTGATCTTGTTCGCCAGTTGCCGCGACGCCAGAACCGCCTATGAGTGCGGCTTCGGCTTCGGCAATCTCAATCTCGGCAATCTGCATTACGCGCCGGGGAAAAAGCAGGTCTGCCCCCATGTGGCCCTGTCCAAGGATGACGAGTCCTGCCTGGATTTCTTCCGGGACAAGGGGGTGCGGCTCGACTACCGTTGCGTGCCGAGCGATCCGCAGCAGTTGCGTTCCGTGTAGCGGCGCGGTCCTTGCGGGGGCGTCCCCGTATCGGAAAACGGGCGGAGAGTCGTCACGGTATTGCCCGCGAAGTGGCGCAGCATGCGTCGCGGGCGCATAAAGGGCGCGCCCTGGAAACGGGCGCGCTGCCGGCGAAGGCAGGCGGCCGACGGCCGCGACGGCCGCTTTACGGGCCATTCGACATGAACCCGCCCACGGAAATCGCCCAGGCGAGACGACGCGCATGACCCATCAGGCCGATATTTTGCTCCACGTGATAAGCGTCGCTTTTTTTTTGTCTTTTTTTCGTCCTTCCGCTTCTTTTTAAACGTCGCGCTGCTTGAGAGGCCGCTCGTCATCGGTTTTTTCTGGGCCGCCTGTTACGGTGATCTGGACACGACCCTGAAGCTGTGCCTGTTTTACGAGCTTTTCTGGCTCGACGGCATCCCCGCCGGCACCCACATCCCTCCCAACGCCGCCGCGGCGACCCTGGCCGGCCTGTCGCTGATGCACGTCTATCAGCTGTCGACGCCGGCCGAGGCGCTTTTTATCGCCGCGACCACGGCCATCCTGGGGCGGCTTTTCGCCACCCTGGAGGGCGCCCAGCGCATGATGGAGAACATCGTGCTGTCGCGGTACACGGCGGCCCGGGAGCGGTCCAAATCCCATTTCGCGCCCGGCCGGCTGGTGCGTCGGGCCTTGCTCGACATGGCCGCCTTAAACGGCCTGGCCTTCAGTGTGATCCTGGCCGGGCTGATCGCGCTGTACGCCGCGCTGCTGCCCAAGGTCTGGCCGTATCTGGCTTCTTCCGGGGCGACCTGGAGCCAGCTTTGGATACTGGGAAGCCTTGGCGGCGTGCTGTCCCTGCGCTACCGCCCGGCGTACATGCTGCTGGCCGCCGGCATGATCGTGGCTGTGGCCTGGTGCCTGCTGACCTGATGGTCCGGACGTGAAACGCCTCCGTGCCGCAATATTGTGCGAAAGGGAACTTTCGTGATTTTGACGGATAAAGCCATATATCCCGGATGGTAATGGCTCAGCTGCAGTGGGCCGGGGCCGAAAAAAGGCCGGCGGCCCGGGGAATTTGACTTGGCAACTTGCGTATTTTGGGATATTCTTCACAAGTTCTAAGTTGCGGCAGCCAACCCGTCAGGGTTATTGGGAAAACACACCAGGAGGACACTACTATGGCTTTGTATGTCGTTGGTCACAAAAACCCGGACACCGATTCCATCGCCGCCGCCATTTCCGTGGCGGACCTGATGAACAAGGCCAAGGGCCTGGACGCCAAGCCGGCCGCGCAGGGGCCGCTTAACCCCGAAAGCGCTTTCGTGCTCGAAAAGTTCGGTGTGGCCGCTCCGGAGATCGTCACCGACGCCGCCGACAAGCAGATCATCCTGGTCGACCACTCCGATCTGGCCCAGAGCCTGGACAACCTGGACAAGGGCGAGATCATCGGCATCTACGACCACCACAAGCTCGGCGACGTGACCACCCCCAATCCCCTGGAGATCCTGGTCAAGCCCGTGGGCTGCTCTTGCACCGTCGTCAAGATGATGTACGACTGCGCCAAGGTCGAGATCACCAAGCCGATGGCCGGCATCATGATGTGCGCCATCCTGTCCGACACCGTCATGTTCAAGTCCCCGACCTGCACCCCCGAGGACAAGGCCGCCGTCGAGGCCCTGGCCAAGATCGCCGGCGTGTCCGACTACATGTCGCTCGGCGTCGAGATGTTCAAGGTCAAGTCGGCCGTTGGCGGCACCCCGGCCCGCGATCTGGTCTTCCGCGACTACAAGGACTTCGACATGGGCGGTAAGAAGATCGGCATCGGCCAGCTGGAAGTGGTCGACCTGTCCATCCTCGAGCCGGTCAAGGCCGACCTGTTGGCCGAGTGCAAGAAGGTCAAGGCCGAAGGCCGTCACAGCGTGTTCCTGCTCCTGACCGACATCATGAAGGAAGGTTCCGAGATGCTGATCGTCTCCGACGATCCCAGCTACGTGAACAAGGCCTTCGGCGTCGACGTCAAGGGCGATTCCGTGTGGCTCGACGGCGTGCTGTCCCGCAAAAAGCAGGTCGTGCCGCCGCTGCAGAAGGCTTTCGCCTAGTTCCGACTCCGTTTGCCCAAAGGGGAGCGGCTTCCGGGCTGCTCCCTTTTTTTGTTGCGCAAGCCCGGTCAAGCGGGCATAGGGCCGGGGTGGGGGAGGGGAGATTGCCGCCTCCGCGGGTGCTTCGGAGAGGGGGCGCCCGCTCGCGGGGTTTCCGCTCCCCCCGTTTTGACTTGCCCGGCAGGGGCTGTCGGACGGCTCGTTGCGGCCTGGAGGAATTCCTCCAAATGGGCTAGTTCCTTATTGACAAGCCCGGGGGGCACGGATAGTTTACCGCTTCTTCGGGCAATTAGCTCAGCTGGATAGAGCGTTGGCCTCCGGAGCCAAAGGCCGGGCGTTCGAATCGCCCATTGCCCACCAAATGATTACAAGGGGTTACGGTGTTCATCGTAGCCCCTTTTTCGTTCCACGGATAAACGACGGATAAATTCCTTCCTCGAAACCTTCCCCGGGGTTATCCCCCTCATCATGGCCGGGAAGTACATCAAAACGCGATACACAGGCGTCTTCTACCGGGAGAGCCCCACCCGAAAGTGCTCCTACGGAGCGGATCGGTGCTATGTCGTGTGGTACCGGGACAGCGAGGGAAAGGTCCGCTGGCACACCGTCGGTTGGCATTCCGACGGCGTCCGGCCCACCGACGGTGTTGATGCCCGCGCTCGGTTGCTCACGGGCAAGGCAGACGACTCCGTAAGGGCAAACCACGAGGAGGCTCCGGCGGCGTGCATGACCGTCGGTAACATGGTCGCGCGCTATCTCAGCTGGGCCGAAGGGGAAGGCAAGCGCGTGGACCCGGAACGCGCCCGCTATGGCCTGCATCTCGCCTCGAAGTTCGAGGCTGTCCCAATTGATGCCGTCACACTGCAAATGCTCTGGGACGTCAAGGCGGCCCTGCGACGCAAGATGGCGGCGCAAACTGTGCGCCATTGTTTCGGGCTGCTGCGTCGAGCCGTCAACCATGCCATCGAGCTGGAGCTGTGGAAGGGGGAGAATCCTTTCGCCGTGAAACGGCATGGTCCGTTCAAGCTCCCGCGAGCGGACAACCAGGCTACGCGTTACCTGACCAGGCGTGAGGCACGCGACCTGCTCGTCGCGCTTGCCCGGCGATCTCAGCAAGTGCACGACATGGCCTTGCTTTCGCTCAAGACGGGGCTGCGAGCCACGGAAATCTTCGGCATAACCGGCCAGGACCTGGACTGCGCCGGTCGCATCATCCATATCCGGGCCAAGGGCGGCGAACCCCAGTCCGTGCCGGCGCCGGCGGACATCATGCGGATCCTGGCTGGTTATCGGCGGCAACCCCATGAGTACCTGTTCCAGGACGAAAACGGCGGGCAGATCATGTGGGGCATCAGCAGCACATTTGACCGCGTAGTCCGAGAGCTGGGCCTTAACGACGGGGTCACGGACAAACGCCGGCGCGTCCGGTTCCACACCCTGCGTCACACCTTCGCCAGCTGGCTGGCCCAGTCCGGGCAGGTCACGCTGCATGAACTCATGGAGATGATGCGGCACAAACGCATCGAAATGACGTTGCGCTATGCCCACCTCATCCCGGGCGGCGGCCGGTCGAAACTGCAGATCATCGATGACGCGCTGCTCGATCCAGACCATGGCGACTAGCCCCTGCCCGTTGTCGCGACGATGTGCGCGCGCAAGAAATCCTCGAAATCCTCGCGCAGGTAGATCACGCGCTTGCCCGGCTTGAGGTAGGGTGGGCCCTTGCCCGACGCTCGCCAATCCTCCAGAGTCCGGGCCGGGATGCCGTACTCGGCCTCGATATCGTCAGCGTTGAGGGACCGTTTCTGCGGGCGGATGGTGATAGGCTCATCCTGGCCACGCGGGTCCAGGACCTCAATACGGACCTCGATTCCGGAGGCCAATTCGGTGGCCACTGCGGCCAGCAGGTCATGTACGGCCTGCGTACGCCGCCCGGGACGCAGCTCGTACACCATGCGGCGGCCGCCGGCGTCGAGCAACACGCCATTTTGCACGGATTCGATGGTGATCATGCCTGCGCCCCCATCGCCTCGAGACATTGCAAGGCGTGTTGCGCCACCTCCAGGCTGCCGACCAGGCGCAGGCACTCGCGCATCATGGCCTCGGTGGATCCCATCGCGGGACCAGAGGTGACAACCACGCTGGGCAGGCCGGCATCGAGCGCAGCCCGGAGCGAGATCGCATAGTGGTCCGCATCCAGGCAGGCCTGGGCCAGATCAAGGCGCAGCTTAGCGGCCTTGTAGGCAACGGTATTGGTGCTCATGCGGCCTCCTTGGCCTGGGCCCGGTACGGCCCGGGCGTGATCGGAAATTTTGTCGGCGCGCCCCCCGTCCATCAGTCCGCCTCCACCAGCTTGAGCAGGGCCATGATGGCGGCCACGGCTTCGTAGCCTTCGCGTCGGATACGGATGCGCTCGTCCGGCTTGATGGTGTTATCGGCCAGGGCATCGGCGCAGGCCGCGATCAGCTCCCCGAACTCCTTGACCGCCACAAGGCACTGCTGCTGCACCGGGTCGTCGCCGTCCTCGATGCTGGGCAGGCGCACGAACACGCCGCCCATCTCCCTGGCCAGGAAGTGCAGGGGCTCGTCCGAGTCCGTGATGTCCATCACCGGCAACAGCCGGTCCACGCCGCACTTGTGCCCGGGCTGGCCGGACAGCTCGGACATCATGGTCGGGTAATGCCAGCCCAGCATGTTGGCGATGGTTTGCGCGCCGATGCCTGACGGCGCGCGTTTGACGAGCGCGTGCAGGATCGGGGTGAGGGACGGGTACTCGTGGCGTGGCATGCTGATTCTCCTGTCGGTTTTGCGTGGCTTGGGCCGCAAAAACGGGCTAGCCAGGGATGCTGGCCGCCCTACAGGGCCGGGTGGTCGGTTCTGGGTTTGGGGCCGCGTTTTTGGGGCACGGCCGGCTCAGGCAACAGGTCGCCCGGTATCCCCTGGGCGATGAGCCATTCGATATGTTCGCGCTTGGGCCTGCGGCCGGACAAAACATCCCCCATCGCGCCCGGGGACAGGCCGCGTTTTCTCGCCAGTTCCCGGGATTCAATGCCATTTTCGAGCAGGAAGATCCGCAGGCGTACTTGACGGGCCTTGTTATTGTTGCGTACTTTTTCGCTTAATCCGTTCATCGGAAAACCTCTCAACTTGGTGCCCGCAATTTCCGAGGCATCCCCTTGGGTGGCTGCAGGAGAAGCACAGTGAAAAATCTTGGGGTCCATTATGCTTCAAGCATTGGAGTTGCTCCTGGGGAAGACCCGAACTGGACACAGTTCGGCGTAATTGCAGAAGACACTCGGATCGGCTTCTTTCTGCCGACTCTTGAAATCCACGGCGTGTTCATGGCGATCCTCGGCTCTGCCGTTGAAGCAGCAAAGCAACTCCCTTTGGACGAGGTTGTTGAATCGCAAGCGCTATCTATCGAGCGCCAGATGCAGCAACCTGTTGAAATTGTTGGCATCCGTCGTGCAGCTGATGGCGATCTACTTCTATTGAACACCGGCGTCGGCACGCTGGCGTTTCAACTCACGGACTCCGCGAAGGAAGAACTCACGCAACTCTGCAGGGAGATTGGATAAATTGTGTTGGACACCGAACGGGAAAACCCGCAGGCGTGACCAGAACCGTGCCATCTGGCCCGGTTTCTGGGACAGGTTCGGGGAAGAATCCGTTGCCCTCCACGCTGAGGCAACAACGCCATGATGTTCATCTACCGAACCCGATTCGGAACCTTCAGCATCCGGCCCGATGCCGGCCGCTGGGTGCTTTGCATGAACGACGAAGCGCTTGGCTCGTACCATTCGCCGGAGTCGGCGGCGGACGATGTCTTCATGTGTGCAACGACATTCGACGCTTGGGATAGCCAGGGCACGGTGCATGAGCCGGAGTCGCTGGCGGAATGGGAGCGTCGCTAGGGTATCGGCGATGATGCCGTGCAACGCCTGATTTTCGGCTGTGACGGCGCGGAAGAAGGCTTGCTTGGCGCGCTGCCGGTCCCTGGAGAAGACGCCGATGCCGGCAACGTCGAGTTTCATGAGGTTTTCAATGCCGAGGATCTGTTCAGCCAACAGACGGGTGGTGGTCATGGTTGCTCCTCTCCTGCGGGTTGACGCCATCCAGTCGTGGAATAGGGGCGCGTAGTGGTTCGCTTGTTTTTTGGCTTAGAAATTTTACGAGACTCAGTCAAC
Above is a genomic segment from Solidesulfovibrio fructosivorans JJ] containing:
- the rapZ gene encoding RNase adapter RapZ, with the protein product MEDSPAALTIVILTGLSGSGKSTALRVFEDLGFFCVDGLPVSLVPKLIGLFEEKGGQRYKGLALGMDVRQADMDTDWGATLAQVKGASSSLQIIFLEADTQEIIRRYATTRRPHPLESESRGLEQAVVEERTRMTPLRDAADMVIDTTDFSIHDLRRKLQEKWASIRVSTGTLKVHVMSFGFKYGPPSEADMIFDLRFLPNPYFEKALREKTGKDAPVRDYVLAADPGREFLTRLTDFLLYLLPLYAREGRYRLTIAFGCTGGRHRSVAVAEAVFDTLSKAGYNLSLEHRHIERG
- a CDS encoding PTS sugar transporter subunit IIA is translated as MNGETRSETPVGVVIVTHTDYGTWLLKAAECILGAQDHCRCVSVDMATEVDHILTSLKAAIKETDQGGGVLILTDMFGGTPTNLSLSLLGSGRLEVLTGVNLPMLIKILGARTKPLEALAAEAKQAGCQGIVVAGEVLRKRVAEG
- a CDS encoding PTS sugar transporter subunit IIB, encoding MSFVRVDNRLVHGQIIETWLPFTHARTILVVNDDLSTDFLRQEIMSLAIPAGVRIEFLPVGDLLGFLSRNPLDAEDALILFASCRDARTAYECGFGFGNLNLGNLHYAPGKKQVCPHVALSKDDESCLDFFRDKGVRLDYRCVPSDPQQLRSV
- a CDS encoding manganese-dependent inorganic pyrophosphatase yields the protein MALYVVGHKNPDTDSIAAAISVADLMNKAKGLDAKPAAQGPLNPESAFVLEKFGVAAPEIVTDAADKQIILVDHSDLAQSLDNLDKGEIIGIYDHHKLGDVTTPNPLEILVKPVGCSCTVVKMMYDCAKVEITKPMAGIMMCAILSDTVMFKSPTCTPEDKAAVEALAKIAGVSDYMSLGVEMFKVKSAVGGTPARDLVFRDYKDFDMGGKKIGIGQLEVVDLSILEPVKADLLAECKKVKAEGRHSVFLLLTDIMKEGSEMLIVSDDPSYVNKAFGVDVKGDSVWLDGVLSRKKQVVPPLQKAFA
- a CDS encoding tyrosine-type recombinase/integrase produces the protein MTVGNMVARYLSWAEGEGKRVDPERARYGLHLASKFEAVPIDAVTLQMLWDVKAALRRKMAAQTVRHCFGLLRRAVNHAIELELWKGENPFAVKRHGPFKLPRADNQATRYLTRREARDLLVALARRSQQVHDMALLSLKTGLRATEIFGITGQDLDCAGRIIHIRAKGGEPQSVPAPADIMRILAGYRRQPHEYLFQDENGGQIMWGISSTFDRVVRELGLNDGVTDKRRRVRFHTLRHTFASWLAQSGQVTLHELMEMMRHKRIEMTLRYAHLIPGGGRSKLQIIDDALLDPDHGD
- a CDS encoding helix-turn-helix domain-containing protein, whose translation is MITIESVQNGVLLDAGGRRMVYELRPGRRTQAVHDLLAAVATELASGIEVRIEVLDPRGQDEPITIRPQKRSLNADDIEAEYGIPARTLEDWRASGKGPPYLKPGKRVIYLREDFEDFLRAHIVATTGRG
- a CDS encoding phage regulatory CII family protein: MPRHEYPSLTPILHALVKRAPSGIGAQTIANMLGWHYPTMMSELSGQPGHKCGVDRLLPVMDITDSDEPLHFLAREMGGVFVRLPSIEDGDDPVQQQCLVAVKEFGELIAACADALADNTIKPDERIRIRREGYEAVAAIMALLKLVEAD